The genomic DNA GCCCCGCCATGTAGATGCCCCAGGTCGGCGGGGTGTTGTACATGGACTTGTTGTCGGCCACGATCTTGTAGTTGAACGCGCTGGGGCAGATCTCGAGCGCGTGCCCGAGCAGGTCGTCGCGCACGATCACCAGTGTGAGCCCGGCCGGCCCGAGGTTCTTCTGCGCACCGCCGAAGGCCAGGCCGACACGGCGCCAGTCGACGCTGCGCGAGGCCACGTGTGACGAAAAATCGATGACCAGCGGCGCATTGCTGCCAAGGGCCGCGAGGTCGGGCAACTGCTGGAACTCGATGCCGTTGATGGTCTCGTTGGTGCACAGGTGCACGTACGAGGCCTCCTTGCTGAGCTGCCAGGTCGAGGGATCGGGCAGCCGCGTGTGGTGGTCGCCGGCGTTGCTGGCGGCGATGTTCGCCGTGCAGTAGCGCTGCGCTTCCTTCTGCGACTTGATGCTCCAGCTGCCGGTGATGACGAAGTCGGCGGCAGTGCCGCGCGACAGGTTCATCGGCACGATGGCGTTCTCGCCAAGGCCGCCGCCCTGCATGAAGAGGATGTGGAAGTGCTCCGGCACGGCCAGCAGCGTGCGGATGTCGGCTTCGGCCTGGGTGCAGATCGCGCCGAATTCCTTGCCGCGATGGCTCATTTCCATCACGCTC from Variovorax sp. V93 includes the following:
- the serC gene encoding 3-phosphoserine/phosphohydroxythreonine transaminase, giving the protein MPEAVLQRAAAEMLDWQDSGMSVMEMSHRGKEFGAICTQAEADIRTLLAVPEHFHILFMQGGGLGENAIVPMNLSRGTAADFVITGSWSIKSQKEAQRYCTANIAASNAGDHHTRLPDPSTWQLSKEASYVHLCTNETINGIEFQQLPDLAALGSNAPLVIDFSSHVASRSVDWRRVGLAFGGAQKNLGPAGLTLVIVRDDLLGHALEICPSAFNYKIVADNKSMYNTPPTWGIYMAGLTFQWLLQQTEGALTGVAAMEQRNIAKAKLLYDFIDASSFYLNKIDPDCRSRMNVPFFLRDESRNDAFLAGAREAGLLQLKGHKSVGGMRASIYNAMPLEGVRALVSYMREFERSHA